The stretch of DNA GGGGTTGATCAACACCGTCAGCGGAACCGGCGGCACGTCGGGATAGCGGGGGTGCTTGTCCACCTGCAGGACAGCCAGCTGCTGCGACACATGGACCTGGGGGGCGGCCAGACCGACCCCGGTATACTCGTGCATGGTCTCGATCATGTCGTCGATCAGGCCTTGAAACTCGGGGCGTGGGATGGCCTCGGGGGGAACCGGCCGAGCGGTTTTGCGCAACACCGGATGCCCGAGACGACAGACTTTCAGAATAGCCATGCGACAGGCTCAAAGGCGTGTGCGGCGCTGGCTGCGCTGGGGACGCTGAAAGGCCAACACCCGATGGCCCTGCCGGTACTGGGCAACCAGCGTGATCAGATCCTCGCGGTCGATCAGGATGCAGTCCTCGTGTCGGGCCAGGGTGCGGGCGCGCAGACTGAAAGGCTGGTTGGCCAGCATCAGCGCTCCGTCACAGCCCTGGGCATGGCCGGCGGACAGGACCTCGGTGACCACGCTGTCCGTCAGCGGCCGGGTGTGGCGGGACACCCGGCCCAGCCGCCGTTCGGTGCCCCGGACCAGCAGAAAATCGGTCCCGGGTGGGCTGGGGCGTGCCAACGGCGCGACTTCATAGCCCTGAGCCCGCAACAGGTCGGCCGCATAGCGGGAAAACTCGGCGTCGGTCATGGTGTCGAGTTCGTGCAGCCGCTCGCGCCGCTCGCGCCGACGGGTATGGCTCTGCCATACGATCCAGATACCCAGCCCGCCCCCTATCCAGACCAGGGCACTGACCCAGTTGCCCTGGAGGGCAGAGGTGGCGAAGACGAACAGCAGACAGATAGCGGTGGCCTTGATAAGACGCGTCCGGGTGGTCTTTCCCGACCGCGTCTTGTGGCTCAGATCAACAGCGCGGGACGGTTCCTGCATGGCTTCCTCAGACAAGACGCTCGTTCAGTCGTTCTACGGCTACCAGCCAGATATCCCAGCAGGCGGAAGAAATCAATCGGGAAAATGGGACGGAGGATGACAGCTCAGCGTCGGGTCGTCAGCACAACCCCGACAATCACCAGGAGTGTGCCATACAGATGGACGGCGGTAATCCGCTCGCCCAGAAAAACGGCCGAAAACACCAGCACGATAATCGGAATGAGATTCATGAACACGGCCGCCCGGTGCGGGCTGACGCGCGTCAGGGCTTGATAGTACAGCAGATTGGTCAGTGGCGAGAGTACGCACAAATAGGACACAGCCATAATCACCGTCGGACTCAGCTCGAAGGCCGGCTGCAAGGGCTGCTCAAAGAAAAAGACCGGCAGCAGGGCCACCGCGCCGACCAGATAGGAGCTGGCCGTTGCGGCGGTGGGCGAACGCTCACGCAGGGCGACCCGGCTGTAGACCGTGTACACCGCCCA from Desulfurellaceae bacterium encodes:
- a CDS encoding restriction endonuclease, whose product is MQEPSRAVDLSHKTRSGKTTRTRLIKATAICLLFVFATSALQGNWVSALVWIGGGLGIWIVWQSHTRRRERRERLHELDTMTDAEFSRYAADLLRAQGYEVAPLARPSPPGTDFLLVRGTERRLGRVSRHTRPLTDSVVTEVLSAGHAQGCDGALMLANQPFSLRARTLARHEDCILIDREDLITLVAQYRQGHRVLAFQRPQRSQRRTRL